In a genomic window of Melopsittacus undulatus isolate bMelUnd1 chromosome 1, bMelUnd1.mat.Z, whole genome shotgun sequence:
- the FBXL2 gene encoding F-box/LRR-repeat protein 2 isoform X4 has translation MGAQKSLTVCLLFCSTCYSLSRFCSKLKHLDLTSCVAITNSSLKGLSEGCRNLEHLNLSWCDQITKDGIEALVKGCSGLKALFLRGCTQLEDEALKHIQNHCHELVILNLQSCTQISDEGIVKICRGCHRLQSLCVSGCSNLTDASLTALGLNCPRLKILEAARCSHLTDAGFTLLARNCHELEKMDLEECVLITDSTLIQLSIHCPKLQALSLSHCELITDDGILHLSNSTCGHERLQVLELDNCLLITDVTLEHLENCHNLERIELYDCQQVTRAGIKRIRAHLPHVKVHAYFAPVTPPPSVGGSGQRLCRCCIIL, from the exons ATGGGTGCACAAAAATCACTGACAG TGTGTCTGCTGTTTTGCAGCACGTGTTACAGTCTTAGCAGATTCTGTTCCAAGCTGAAACATCTGGATCTGACGTCTTGTGTAGCCATCACAAACAGCTCTTTGAAAGGCTTAAG TGAGGGTTGCAGAAATCTGGAACATTTGAATCTTTCCTGGTGTGATCAGATTACGAAGGATGGTATTGAAGCACTGGTGAAAGGGTGTAGTGGACTAAAAGCTCTATTTCTTAGAGGTTGCACACAG TTAGAAGATGAAGCATTGAAACACATTCAAAATCACTGTCATGAGCTGGTGATCCTGAATTTGCAGTCCTGTACG CAAATTTCAGATGAAGGCATTGTCAAAATCTGTAGAGGATGCCACAGACTTCAATCACTCTGTGTTTCAGGCTGTAGCAACCTGACAGACGCTTCTCTCACAGCACTTGGTCTAAACTGTCCAAGGCTGAA GATTTTGGAAGCTGCAAGATGTTCACATCTTACAGATGCTGGTTTTACCCTTTTAGCACGG aattgCCATGAGCTGGAGAAGATGGACTTGGAAGAGTGTGTTTTG atAACTGACAGCACATTGATACAACTTTCTATACACTGTCCTAAGCTACAAGCATTG AGCTTATCTCACTGTGAATTGATCACCGATGATGGGATTCTGCATCTGAGCAACAGTACTTGTGGTCATGAGAGGCTGCAGGTCCTGGAGCTTGATAACTGTCTCCTCATCACCGATGTGACACTGGAGCACCTGGAGAACTGCCACAACTTGGAGAGAATTGAGTTGTATGACTGCCAGCAAGTGACACGAGCTGGAATCAAGCGGATCAGA GCTCATCTACCTCATGTGAAAGTTCACGCTTACTTTGCTCCAGTAACTCCCCCGCCATCAGTAGGAGGGAGCGGACAGCGCCTCTGCAGATGCTGTATCATTCTCTGA
- the FBXL2 gene encoding F-box/LRR-repeat protein 2 isoform X1 yields the protein MCQQMVFSNNDEALINKKLPKELLLRIFSFLDIVTLCRCAQVSKAWNVLALDGSNWQRIDLFNFQTDIEGRVVENISKRCGGFLRQLSLRGCLGVGDSSLKTFAQNCRNIEHLNLNGCTKITDSTCYSLSRFCSKLKHLDLTSCVAITNSSLKGLSEGCRNLEHLNLSWCDQITKDGIEALVKGCSGLKALFLRGCTQLEDEALKHIQNHCHELVILNLQSCTQISDEGIVKICRGCHRLQSLCVSGCSNLTDASLTALGLNCPRLKILEAARCSHLTDAGFTLLARNCHELEKMDLEECVLITDSTLIQLSIHCPKLQALSLSHCELITDDGILHLSNSTCGHERLQVLELDNCLLITDVTLEHLENCHNLERIELYDCQQVTRAGIKRIRAHLPHVKVHAYFAPVTPPPSVGGSGQRLCRCCIIL from the exons ATGTGCCAACAAATG gTTTTCTCAAATAATGATGAAGCCCTTATTAACAAAAAACTACCCAAAGAACTTCTGTTAAG aatattttctttcttggacATAGTTACTTTGTGTCGATGTGCACAAGTTTCCAAG gcATGGAATGTTTTAGCTCTGGATGGAAGCAATTGGCAAAGAATAGACCTCTTCAACTTTCAAACGGATATAGAG GGTCGAGTTGTGGAAAATATATCGAAAAGGTGTGGTGGGTTCCTGAGACAACTTAGTCTGAGAGGATGTCTTGGTGTTGGAGACTCCTCCTTAAA GACCTTTGCACAGAACTGTAGAAACATCGAACACTTAAATCTAAATGGGTGCACAAAAATCACTGACAG CACGTGTTACAGTCTTAGCAGATTCTGTTCCAAGCTGAAACATCTGGATCTGACGTCTTGTGTAGCCATCACAAACAGCTCTTTGAAAGGCTTAAG TGAGGGTTGCAGAAATCTGGAACATTTGAATCTTTCCTGGTGTGATCAGATTACGAAGGATGGTATTGAAGCACTGGTGAAAGGGTGTAGTGGACTAAAAGCTCTATTTCTTAGAGGTTGCACACAG TTAGAAGATGAAGCATTGAAACACATTCAAAATCACTGTCATGAGCTGGTGATCCTGAATTTGCAGTCCTGTACG CAAATTTCAGATGAAGGCATTGTCAAAATCTGTAGAGGATGCCACAGACTTCAATCACTCTGTGTTTCAGGCTGTAGCAACCTGACAGACGCTTCTCTCACAGCACTTGGTCTAAACTGTCCAAGGCTGAA GATTTTGGAAGCTGCAAGATGTTCACATCTTACAGATGCTGGTTTTACCCTTTTAGCACGG aattgCCATGAGCTGGAGAAGATGGACTTGGAAGAGTGTGTTTTG atAACTGACAGCACATTGATACAACTTTCTATACACTGTCCTAAGCTACAAGCATTG AGCTTATCTCACTGTGAATTGATCACCGATGATGGGATTCTGCATCTGAGCAACAGTACTTGTGGTCATGAGAGGCTGCAGGTCCTGGAGCTTGATAACTGTCTCCTCATCACCGATGTGACACTGGAGCACCTGGAGAACTGCCACAACTTGGAGAGAATTGAGTTGTATGACTGCCAGCAAGTGACACGAGCTGGAATCAAGCGGATCAGA GCTCATCTACCTCATGTGAAAGTTCACGCTTACTTTGCTCCAGTAACTCCCCCGCCATCAGTAGGAGGGAGCGGACAGCGCCTCTGCAGATGCTGTATCATTCTCTGA
- the FBXL2 gene encoding F-box/LRR-repeat protein 2 isoform X2 codes for MVFSNNDEALINKKLPKELLLRIFSFLDIVTLCRCAQVSKAWNVLALDGSNWQRIDLFNFQTDIEGRVVENISKRCGGFLRQLSLRGCLGVGDSSLKTFAQNCRNIEHLNLNGCTKITDSTCYSLSRFCSKLKHLDLTSCVAITNSSLKGLSEGCRNLEHLNLSWCDQITKDGIEALVKGCSGLKALFLRGCTQLEDEALKHIQNHCHELVILNLQSCTQISDEGIVKICRGCHRLQSLCVSGCSNLTDASLTALGLNCPRLKILEAARCSHLTDAGFTLLARNCHELEKMDLEECVLITDSTLIQLSIHCPKLQALSLSHCELITDDGILHLSNSTCGHERLQVLELDNCLLITDVTLEHLENCHNLERIELYDCQQVTRAGIKRIRAHLPHVKVHAYFAPVTPPPSVGGSGQRLCRCCIIL; via the exons ATG gTTTTCTCAAATAATGATGAAGCCCTTATTAACAAAAAACTACCCAAAGAACTTCTGTTAAG aatattttctttcttggacATAGTTACTTTGTGTCGATGTGCACAAGTTTCCAAG gcATGGAATGTTTTAGCTCTGGATGGAAGCAATTGGCAAAGAATAGACCTCTTCAACTTTCAAACGGATATAGAG GGTCGAGTTGTGGAAAATATATCGAAAAGGTGTGGTGGGTTCCTGAGACAACTTAGTCTGAGAGGATGTCTTGGTGTTGGAGACTCCTCCTTAAA GACCTTTGCACAGAACTGTAGAAACATCGAACACTTAAATCTAAATGGGTGCACAAAAATCACTGACAG CACGTGTTACAGTCTTAGCAGATTCTGTTCCAAGCTGAAACATCTGGATCTGACGTCTTGTGTAGCCATCACAAACAGCTCTTTGAAAGGCTTAAG TGAGGGTTGCAGAAATCTGGAACATTTGAATCTTTCCTGGTGTGATCAGATTACGAAGGATGGTATTGAAGCACTGGTGAAAGGGTGTAGTGGACTAAAAGCTCTATTTCTTAGAGGTTGCACACAG TTAGAAGATGAAGCATTGAAACACATTCAAAATCACTGTCATGAGCTGGTGATCCTGAATTTGCAGTCCTGTACG CAAATTTCAGATGAAGGCATTGTCAAAATCTGTAGAGGATGCCACAGACTTCAATCACTCTGTGTTTCAGGCTGTAGCAACCTGACAGACGCTTCTCTCACAGCACTTGGTCTAAACTGTCCAAGGCTGAA GATTTTGGAAGCTGCAAGATGTTCACATCTTACAGATGCTGGTTTTACCCTTTTAGCACGG aattgCCATGAGCTGGAGAAGATGGACTTGGAAGAGTGTGTTTTG atAACTGACAGCACATTGATACAACTTTCTATACACTGTCCTAAGCTACAAGCATTG AGCTTATCTCACTGTGAATTGATCACCGATGATGGGATTCTGCATCTGAGCAACAGTACTTGTGGTCATGAGAGGCTGCAGGTCCTGGAGCTTGATAACTGTCTCCTCATCACCGATGTGACACTGGAGCACCTGGAGAACTGCCACAACTTGGAGAGAATTGAGTTGTATGACTGCCAGCAAGTGACACGAGCTGGAATCAAGCGGATCAGA GCTCATCTACCTCATGTGAAAGTTCACGCTTACTTTGCTCCAGTAACTCCCCCGCCATCAGTAGGAGGGAGCGGACAGCGCCTCTGCAGATGCTGTATCATTCTCTGA
- the FBXL2 gene encoding F-box/LRR-repeat protein 2 isoform X3, protein MCQQMVFSNNDEALINKKLPKELLLRIFSFLDIVTLCRCAQVSKAWNVLALDGSNWQRIDLFNFQTDIEGRVVENISKRCGGFLRQLSLRGCLGVGDSSLKTFAQNCRNIEHLNLNGCTKITDSTCYSLSRFCSKLKHLDLTSCVAITNSSLKGLSEGCRNLEHLNLSWCDQITKDGIEALVKGCSGLKALFLRGCTQLEDEALKHIQNHCHELVILNLQSCTQISDEGIVKICRGCHRLQSLCVSGCSNLTDASLTALGLNCPRLKILEAARCSHLTDAGFTLLARNCHELEKMDLEECVLITDSTLIQLSIHCPKLQALSLSHCELITDDGILHLSNSTCGHERLQVLELDNCLLITDVTLEHLENCHNLERIELYDCQQVTRAGIKRIRVRVR, encoded by the exons ATGTGCCAACAAATG gTTTTCTCAAATAATGATGAAGCCCTTATTAACAAAAAACTACCCAAAGAACTTCTGTTAAG aatattttctttcttggacATAGTTACTTTGTGTCGATGTGCACAAGTTTCCAAG gcATGGAATGTTTTAGCTCTGGATGGAAGCAATTGGCAAAGAATAGACCTCTTCAACTTTCAAACGGATATAGAG GGTCGAGTTGTGGAAAATATATCGAAAAGGTGTGGTGGGTTCCTGAGACAACTTAGTCTGAGAGGATGTCTTGGTGTTGGAGACTCCTCCTTAAA GACCTTTGCACAGAACTGTAGAAACATCGAACACTTAAATCTAAATGGGTGCACAAAAATCACTGACAG CACGTGTTACAGTCTTAGCAGATTCTGTTCCAAGCTGAAACATCTGGATCTGACGTCTTGTGTAGCCATCACAAACAGCTCTTTGAAAGGCTTAAG TGAGGGTTGCAGAAATCTGGAACATTTGAATCTTTCCTGGTGTGATCAGATTACGAAGGATGGTATTGAAGCACTGGTGAAAGGGTGTAGTGGACTAAAAGCTCTATTTCTTAGAGGTTGCACACAG TTAGAAGATGAAGCATTGAAACACATTCAAAATCACTGTCATGAGCTGGTGATCCTGAATTTGCAGTCCTGTACG CAAATTTCAGATGAAGGCATTGTCAAAATCTGTAGAGGATGCCACAGACTTCAATCACTCTGTGTTTCAGGCTGTAGCAACCTGACAGACGCTTCTCTCACAGCACTTGGTCTAAACTGTCCAAGGCTGAA GATTTTGGAAGCTGCAAGATGTTCACATCTTACAGATGCTGGTTTTACCCTTTTAGCACGG aattgCCATGAGCTGGAGAAGATGGACTTGGAAGAGTGTGTTTTG atAACTGACAGCACATTGATACAACTTTCTATACACTGTCCTAAGCTACAAGCATTG AGCTTATCTCACTGTGAATTGATCACCGATGATGGGATTCTGCATCTGAGCAACAGTACTTGTGGTCATGAGAGGCTGCAGGTCCTGGAGCTTGATAACTGTCTCCTCATCACCGATGTGACACTGGAGCACCTGGAGAACTGCCACAACTTGGAGAGAATTGAGTTGTATGACTGCCAGCAAGTGACACGAGCTGGAATCAAGCGGATCAGAGTACGTGTTCGCTGA